From the Gadus chalcogrammus isolate NIFS_2021 chromosome 15, NIFS_Gcha_1.0, whole genome shotgun sequence genome, one window contains:
- the LOC130404720 gene encoding RING finger protein 122-like isoform X3, with amino-acid sequence MQSSDLKCNMTTEDFYHLPLNIYVIILGIALFVFMLSLIICCYMFRLRRQSSREQYGYNQVVLKEAGNKLQLIGQMCAVCLEEFRSRDELGVCPCSHAFHKKCLLKWFEIRSVCPMCNKPISRLLPEASVQGTQAPQDPPEV; translated from the exons ATGCAAAGCTCAGACCTCAAATGCAACATGACTACAGAAGACTTCTATCACCTGCCCCTCAACATCTATGTCATTATCCTGGGCATAGCCCTCTTCGTCTTCATGCTCAGCCTCATCATCTGCTGCTACATGTTCAG ACTACGACGACAAAGCTCTAGAGAACAGTATGGATATAATCAG GTCGTTTTGAAAGAAGCAGGAAATAAACTCCAGCTTATTGGT CAAATGTGCGCCGTATGCTTGGAAGAATTCCGCAGCCGTGATGAACTCGGAGTGTGTCCCTGTTCCCACGCCTTCCACAAGAA gTGTCTGCTGAAGTGGTTTGAGATCCGCAGCGTCTGCCCAATGTGCAACAAGCCCATCTCCCGCCTTCTGCCTGAGGCCTCAGTGCAGGGAACCCAGGCGCCCCAAGACCCCCCCGAGGTCTGA
- the LOC130404720 gene encoding RING finger protein 122-like isoform X1 translates to MCPRRDRTRSSSRLQCFTKPTALLCLHSSPRDNLLVYMHPVKWCSGCLCGSGMQSSDLKCNMTTEDFYHLPLNIYVIILGIALFVFMLSLIICCYMFRLRRQSSREQYGYNQVVLKEAGNKLQLIGQMCAVCLEEFRSRDELGVCPCSHAFHKKCLLKWFEIRSVCPMCNKPISRLLPEASVQGTQAPQDPPEV, encoded by the exons ATGTGCCCTCGGCGAGACAGGACCCGATCGAGCAGCAGACTACAGTGTTTTACAAAACCCACTGCACTTCTG TGTTTACACTCGTCACCTCGGGACAACTTGCTGGTTTATATGCATCCCGTCAAGTGGTGCAGTG GGTGTCTTTGTGGATCTGGAATGCAAAGCTCAGACCTCAAATGCAACATGACTACAGAAGACTTCTATCACCTGCCCCTCAACATCTATGTCATTATCCTGGGCATAGCCCTCTTCGTCTTCATGCTCAGCCTCATCATCTGCTGCTACATGTTCAG ACTACGACGACAAAGCTCTAGAGAACAGTATGGATATAATCAG GTCGTTTTGAAAGAAGCAGGAAATAAACTCCAGCTTATTGGT CAAATGTGCGCCGTATGCTTGGAAGAATTCCGCAGCCGTGATGAACTCGGAGTGTGTCCCTGTTCCCACGCCTTCCACAAGAA gTGTCTGCTGAAGTGGTTTGAGATCCGCAGCGTCTGCCCAATGTGCAACAAGCCCATCTCCCGCCTTCTGCCTGAGGCCTCAGTGCAGGGAACCCAGGCGCCCCAAGACCCCCCCGAGGTCTGA
- the LOC130404720 gene encoding RING finger protein 122-like isoform X2, with the protein MHPVKWCSGCLCGSGMQSSDLKCNMTTEDFYHLPLNIYVIILGIALFVFMLSLIICCYMFRLRRQSSREQYGYNQVVLKEAGNKLQLIGQMCAVCLEEFRSRDELGVCPCSHAFHKKCLLKWFEIRSVCPMCNKPISRLLPEASVQGTQAPQDPPEV; encoded by the exons ATGCATCCCGTCAAGTGGTGCAGTG GGTGTCTTTGTGGATCTGGAATGCAAAGCTCAGACCTCAAATGCAACATGACTACAGAAGACTTCTATCACCTGCCCCTCAACATCTATGTCATTATCCTGGGCATAGCCCTCTTCGTCTTCATGCTCAGCCTCATCATCTGCTGCTACATGTTCAG ACTACGACGACAAAGCTCTAGAGAACAGTATGGATATAATCAG GTCGTTTTGAAAGAAGCAGGAAATAAACTCCAGCTTATTGGT CAAATGTGCGCCGTATGCTTGGAAGAATTCCGCAGCCGTGATGAACTCGGAGTGTGTCCCTGTTCCCACGCCTTCCACAAGAA gTGTCTGCTGAAGTGGTTTGAGATCCGCAGCGTCTGCCCAATGTGCAACAAGCCCATCTCCCGCCTTCTGCCTGAGGCCTCAGTGCAGGGAACCCAGGCGCCCCAAGACCCCCCCGAGGTCTGA
- the LOC130404718 gene encoding calcium homeostasis modulator protein 2-like, translated as MAAAALVTENFKFVSLFFKSKDVMIFNGLIALGTVASQTAYNVFAFSCPCSPERNHRYGLAAIGVPALVFFLLGVMMNRSTWDLLSECRLRRCRRLAAVSVFAVTGNILGRAAIAPVTWVVISLLQGEAYLCALSEFVDPDTLEEFPKEGHNVIQLMAKFPCRGTVPSELLPFWEEIERRLKYESQLLGWLIVAAMAVVVFLMLCAKRCCSPFGSQQEEYWSRFHASEQDLFKRTAAVHANLVAAENVKSFFGFVALDDEEKAQVEEHAGASTPVQSEDWNRVAGVYLYRENGGVPLYSRLHKWARYHVDNNTEGMEKLS; from the exons atggcggcggcggcactGGTCACGGAGAACTTCAAGTTCGTCTCGCTCTTCTTCAAGAGCAAGGACGTGATGATCTTCAACGGGCTGATCGCGTTGGGCACCGTGGCCAGCCAAACAGCATACAACGTGTTCGCCTTCAGCTGCCCCTGCTCCCCTGAGAGGAACCACCGCTACGGGCTGGCCGCCATCGGAGTTCCCGCCCTGGTCTTCTTCCTCCTGGGGGTCATGATGAACCGCAGCACCTGGGACCTGCTGTCGGAATGCCGCCTCAGGCGCTGCCGAAGGCTGGCCGCGGTGTCCGTGTTCGCCGTGACGGGGAACATCCTGGGCCGCGCGGCCATCGCCCCGGTAACCTGGGTGGTGATCTCGCTGCTGCAGGGGGAGGCGTACCTGTGCGCGCTCAGCGAGTTCGTCGACCCGGACACGCTGGAGGAGTTTCCGAAAGAGGGGCACAACGTCATCCAGCTGATGGCCAAGTTCCCTTGCAGAGGAACAGTTCCCAGCGAGCTCCTGCCCTTCTGGGAGGAGATCGAGCGACGACTGAAGTACGAGTCTCAG CTGCTGGGCTGGCTGATTGTGGCGGCCATGGCAGTGGTGGTCTTCCTGATGCTGTGCGCCAAGCGCTGCTGCTCTCCCTTCGGCTCCCAGCAGGAGGAGTACTGGAGCCGCTTCCACGCCAGCGAGCAGGACCTTTTCAAACGCACGGCGGCCGTGCACGCCAACCTGGTTGCCGCCGAGAACGTCAAGAGCTTCTTCGGCTTCGTGGCGTTGGACGACGAGGAGAAGGCGCAGGTGGAGGAGCACGCCGGAGCCTCCACGCCTGTCCAGAGCGAGGACTGGAACCGCGTGGCGGGGGTCTACCTGTACCGGGAGAACGGCGGGGTGCCGCTGTACAGCCGCTTACACAAGTGGGCTCGGTACCATGTGGATAACAACACAGAGGGCATGGAGAAGCTCAGCTGA
- the LOC130404717 gene encoding calcium homeostasis modulator protein 3-like: MDRMKLVLQYFQTNSESISNGICIVLALVSVKLYTTFDFNCPCLPQYNKLYSMGVMIVPPIILFFLGVLVNRHTGIMMDEWVRPIGKRTKNPAVVKFLFSAMLQRSLLAPMVWILVTLMDGKIFICAFSMGVDPNTFTGMPNNTGLDVHRLMAKVPCKEDVIFRNSSFRKAVSRYVRCYSQAFGWSILLLLIMVGALGRLIKPCFDNRGSSMQTRYWSNYLDVEQKLFDETVALHTRDFARKCVVQFFEGVQEEENERKVLNLPYPQPPFTGYRQVIEDEGGGGGRGGRSEREDEEMKVEKLYGMTRQEQVNRMLIKWFACKPELDVTHIAHRNRVCITWKDAYGRSLYSDV; encoded by the exons ATGGACCGCATGAAGTTGGTCCTGCAGTATTTCCAGACCAACTCAGAGTCCATCTCCAACGGTATCTGCATTGTGCTGGCGCTGGTCAGCGTCAAACTGTACACCACCTTCGACTTCAACTGCCCCTGCCTGCCGCAGTACAACAAGCTGTACTCCATGGGCGTGATGATAGTGCCCCCGatcatcctcttcttcctggGCGTGCTGGTGAACCGACACACCGGCATCATGATGGACGAGTGGGTGAGGCCGATCGGGAAAAGGACGAAAAACCCTGCAGTGGTTAA GTTTCTGTTCTCCGCCATGCTCCAGAGATCCCTGTTGGCCCCCATGGTTTGGATCCTGGTGACCCTGATGGACGGGAAGATCTTCATATGTGCTTTTAGCATGGGCGTGGACCCGAATACCTTTACCG GAATGCCAAACAATACTGGTCTGGACGTGCACAGACTCATGGCCAAGGTTCCCTGCAAGGAGGACGTCATCTTCAGGAACAGTTCATTCCGTAAGGCCGTGTCACGCTACGTCCGCTGCTATTCCCAG gcgtTCGGCTGGTCCATCCTGCTGTTACTCATCATGGTGGGGGCGCTGGGCCGTCTCATCAAGCCCTGCTTCGACAACCGAGGCAGCTCCATGCAGACGCGCTACTGGAGCAACTACCTGGATGTGGAGCAGAAGCTGTTTGACGAGACTGTGGCGCTGCACACCCGCGACTTCGCCCGCAAGTGCGTGGTGCAGTTCTTCGAGGGCGTGCAGGAGGAAGAGAACGAGCGGAAGGTGCTGAACCTGCCCTACCCCCAGCCGCCCTTCACCGGCTACCGCCAGGTGATAGAGGacgaagggggaggagggggaaggggaggacgAAGTGAAAGGGAGGACGAAGAGATGAAGGTAGAGAAGCTGTATGGGATGACCAGGCAGGAGCAGGTGAACCGGATGCTGATCAAGTGGTTTGCCTGCAAGCCGGAGCTTGATGTGACCCACATCGCCCACCGCAACCGGGTCTGCATCACCTGGAAGGACGCCTACGGCAGGAGCCTCTACTCAGATGTTTAG
- the LOC130404711 gene encoding lymphoid-specific helicase-like, with translation MADVTCSNEGARSVSPQCPKPDESEVPLGTATETQPSPPVDGVKTENDSSGGMITKEMEEEEKKLTEKSEEMDKEMIEKARESIVRDSHDMRFKRLQHLLEKSNIYSKFLLTKMEQQQQEEKAKKEKQQKKSKKVMKKDEPAIEKATSRKRKKDDYKIADVMSKEEIMSKSKKIKLEEEVQTASSSKRKKNMEEEDLEKMSDSNTDIKSRLSEAMQDSAKHQLDPKRTFEGKPVPAQQPRLFTGGAMRWYQIEGIEWLRMLWENGINGILADEMGLGKTIQCIAHVAMMVERGVLGPFLVVAPLSTLPNWIREFKRFTPTVPVQLYHGPAKERPGLLRVIQKPQGPHNMCPVVITSFEIAMFDRKVLQRFQWKYLIVDEGHRIKNLNCRLVQELKLLPTDNKLLLTGTPLQNNLSELWSLLNFLLPEVFDDLKSFESWFDIDTIRSDGVVVANEQEETVLHMLHQILTPFLLRRLKADVTLEVPPKKEIIVYAPLTLKQETFYKAVVDKSISKLLGRENTYFSESVLPSTPTASGRPTRRSKRLVNYDEKLDEKETPKALEKYLDKIRKENGEQSAGPVVAVKNLLNTQVNLKLQNILMLLKRCCNHPYLVEYPLDPATQQFQIDEELVKCSGKFLILDRMLPALKKRGHKVLVFSQMTSILDLLVDYCYLRGFEYSRLDGNMSYTDRDENMTKFAENPEVFLFLLSTRAGGLGINLTSADTVIIFDSDWNPQADLQAQDRCHRIGQTKPVVVYRLVTANTIDQKILERASAKRKLEQMVIHKNKFKGGREDLAPAKSCLDLDELMGMLMAREAEREVKSTKGEVISDRDLEVLLDRSNMMDKGRKNVKQEKVGVFRVIEAKEASEILLP, from the exons ATGGCAGATGTGACATG TTCAAATGAAGGAGCTCGGAGTGTGTCCCCGCAGTGTCCTAAACCCGACGAGTCGGAGGTGCCCCTTGGAACCGCCACGGAGACCCAGCCGTCTCCACCTG TTGATGGGGTAAAGACGGAGAATGATTCCTCTGGTGGTATGATCACAAAAgaaatggaggaagaggagaagaagttGACagaaaaatccgaagaaatggACAAGGAGATGATTGAAAAG GCCCGTGAGTCCATTGTACGGGACTCCCACGATATGCGCTTCAAGAGACTCCAGCATCTGCTTGAGAAGAGCAACATCTACTCCAAGTTCCTGCTGACTAAAATGGAGCAGCAGCAACAAGAG gaGAAGGCCAAGAAagaaaagcaacaaaaaaagtCTAAGAAG GTGATGAAAAAGGATGAACCTGCCATTGAAAAAG CAACCTCAAGGAAGCGCAAGAAAGATGACTACAAAATAGCTGATGTCATGTCCAAAGAG GAAATTATGTCAAAGTCGAAGAAAATAAAACTAGAAGAAGAG GTGCAGACAGCGTCTTCTTCAAAACGGAAGaagaacatggaggaggaggacctggagaAGATGAGCGACTCCAACACGGACATCAAGAGCCGTCTGTCAGAGGCGATGCAGGACAGCGCGAAGCACCAGCTGGACCCGAAGAGGACGTTTGAAGGGAAGCCGGTGCCGGCCCAGCAGCCCCGCCTCTTCACCGGTGGGGCGATGCGCTGGTACCAGATAGAGGGAATCGAATGGCTGCGG atGCTGTGGGAGAACGGTATCAACGGCATCCTGGCAGACGAGATGGGCTTAGGGAAGACCATCCAGTGCATCGCCCACGTGGCCATGATGGTGGAGCGCGGCGTGCTTGGCCCTTTCCTGGTGGTGGCCCCACTCTCCACGCTGCCCAACTGGATCCGAGAGTTCAAGCGCTTCACGCCCACG GTGCCGGTCCAGCTGTACCACGGGCCCGCAAAGGAGAGGCCCGGTCTGCTGAGGGTGATCCAGAAACCCCAGGGGCCCCACAACATGTGCCCCGTGGTCATCACCTCCTTTGAGATCGCCATGTTTGACAGGAAGGTCCTACag AGGTTCCAGTGGAAATACCTCATCGTGGACGAGGGCCACAGGATCAAGAACCTCAACTGCCGGCTGGTGCAGGAGCTGAAGCTGCTGCCCACCGACAACAAGCTGCTGCTGACGGGCACGCCGCTGCAGAACAACCTGTCAGAGCTCTGGTCCCTGCTCAACTTCCTGCTGCCAGAGGTCTTCGATGACCTCAAGAG cttTGAGTCGTGGTTTGACATCGACACCATAAGAAGTGACGGGGTTGTGGTGGCCAATGAGCAAGAGGAGACGGTCCTCCACATGCTGCACCAG ATCCTCACTCCGTTCCTGCTGCGGAGGCTGAAGGCGGACGTGACGCTGGAGGTCCCTCCCAAGAAGGAGATCATCGTGTACGCCCCGCTGACCCTGAAGCAGGAGACCTTCTACAAGGCTGTGGTGGACAAGAGCATCAGCAAGCTGCTTGGCCGGGAGAATACG TATTTCTCAGAGAGCGTCCTGCCGTCAACGCCGACAGCCAGCGGCAGGCCCACCCGACGCAGCAAGAGATTGGTGAACTACGACGAGAAACTAGATGAGAAAGAGACCCCCAAAGCGCTGGAGAAATACCTGGATAAGATCCGCAAGGAGAACGGGGAGCAGAG cgcCGGACCTGTGGTGGCGGTGAAGAATTTGCTGAACACCCAAGTCAACCTGAAGCTCCAAAATATCCTGATGCTGCTGAAGAGGTGCTGCAACCACCCCTACCTGGTGGAGTACCCCCTAGACCCTGCCACGCAGCAGTTCCAG ATCGACGAGGAGCTGGTGAAGTGCTCGGGGAAGTTCCTCATCCTGGACCGAATGCTGCCTGCCCTCAAGAAGAGGGGCCACAAG GTGCTGGTGTTCAGCCAGATGACGTCCATCCTGGACCTGCTGGTGGACTACTGCTACCTGCGGGGCTTCGAGTACAGCCGGCTTGACGGCAACATGTCCTACACAGACCGTGATGAAAAC ATGACGAAGTTTGCAGAAAACCCAGaagtcttcctcttcctgctgagCACGCGAGCCGGAGGCCTGGGCATCAACCTCACCTCTGCTGACACCGTGATCATCTTTGACAGCGACTGG aacCCCCAGGCGGACCTGCAGGCCCAGGACCGATGCCACCGCATCGGGCAGACCAAGCCTGTGGTGGTGTACCGTCTGGTCACGGCCAACACCATCGACCAGAAGATCCTGGAGCGAGCATCCGCCAAGAGGAAGCTGGAGCAGATGGTCATCCACAAGA ATAAGttcaagggagggagggaggacctGGCCCCGGCTAAGAGCTGCCTGGACCTGGACGAGCTGATGGGGATGCTGATGGCCAGGGAGGCAGAGCG GGAGGTGAAGAGCACCAAGGGGGAGGTGATCAGTGACCGGGACCTGGAGGTTCTGCTGGACCGTAGCAACATGATGG ACAAAGGGAGGAAGAACGTGAAGCaggagaaggtgggggtgttccGGGTGATAGAGGCCAAGGAGGCCTCAGAGATCCTTTTGCCCTGA